The genomic window AGACTTATCTTTCACAGTCACTTTTCCTCTTTATAATACAAGATTGTTTTGGTAAGGGTTTGGGCTATGCGTTGTATAGCTTCATCGAGATAACCTGATTCATGAATCTTCTTCTTTAGCTCAGCCAACTTAGCAGGATCAGTATTTTTTGCGATTCTAACCATTTCTCAGAACTCCGAAAATGCATTTTTATAGTGTTTAATGGTATCTCCATTGATAAAAATAACATCAAACCTCACCCAAGGCTCTTGATTATATTTAACCAAGAAAAACTTCGCTGTTTTTATTATTCTATCACGTTTAGTTTTTGAAATGGAAAACTCAAGATCATACTCAGTTAAAGTATTCCATGTTTTTACCTCAACAAAAACAATTTCATCTCCATCACTTACTATAATATCGACCTCTCCATAAGGAGACCTAAAGTTTCTTTTAATTATTTTACAGCCCTTGGACACTAACCACTTTGAAGCTATTTCCTCACCCCATTGTCCTATGACCACTTATTTTAATCACTCCTCACCAGTAATAGCTTTTAAAATATAATTGTCTTTGTCAATACTTAAATCAATTATTTCATCAAGGCCATTTATGTTACTGACTAATACTTTAGGTCGTAATAAATTCTCTGAGTTTATGTCAATTACTTTACCTATCCTGTTATCTTTCATGGCAACATAGCTACCAATGGGAAAAACTCCCAGCATATGTATAAATTCAGAAATTAATGATGGATCAAACTGCGTAGAGCTATTTTCTAAAAGTTGTTTGATTGCTTTATACCCAATTATCTTACTTTTGTATGATCTGTATGATATCATGGAATCAAAAGAATCTGTTATCGATATAATTCTACTATATATATTTATGTTATTCCCAGATAGATGATGGGGATAGCCAGACCCATCCCATTGTTCATGATGAGATAATACAGCACCTGCAACATCAGTAGCCAATCGTAATTCATTCTTTATTATTTTAAAAGAAATAATAGGATGATTGACAATTTGTTTCTTAGTGGCTTCTCCCAAGGTTGAATCATTTTTAATTGATAGTACATCAGGTAGGCGTTCCATACCGGAATCATGTAGAAAGCTACTAATTCCTAGTTTTATTAGATTTTCATAGCTAAGATTTATTTTTATACCTAATGCAATAGAAAGTATGAAAGAGTTAATTAATGACGTATTACCAACATGCATACTAACTTTATAATTCAAGACATTATCTAACCATGTATTGGTATCAGACTTAATTTTATTTATACTTGTGGAAACAAAATTTACTATTCTGTCGTTCTCTACATTTTTTTTATCGATTATATCTCTATATAGACTTAATGCATCGATAACAGTACCATCAAACATAATAGGCTTACTCCGAACTTTTTTTTATACTATATACAAAAGAAAGCACTTCTGCAAAAACACCAAAATACTCTTGCGAAACATATTCACCTATAGGTAATAAATAGATTTTTTCTAAAGTATCTCCATCTTGTAAAATAGTAATACTATTCTTGCTACCAATTTCCGTAATTTTTTTTGCAACATTATTCTCTCCTTTTGCAATAATCATAGGAGAAGGCCAAGAACTATTATATTTTATGGCAACAGCTTTGCTTTTAATCATATTAATGTATTAATTGAATGAAAATTAATCTGACTTAAATCATAGTATCCATTCCAATTCATCCTCGAATAGTGATAGAAACTATATCCTATTAGTGCTAGTTGTGTATTAATATTGTCAAGAAATTCCTTTTTTATAATAAGATCTGAATATAATTTTACTATCTTATTATTAACATAGAAATCAAGTCTCACATCAATGAAGCTAAAAATACTGTAGGATATTTTTCCAGTTTCTGTATCTAATAGACTTTTTATACAACCATTTATAGCTAGTGAATCTACTTCAAACTCTATTTTTCTAATCATCCAGTAATGCCCATTTTTAATTTTAATTAATTTTACTTTACGAAAACTCTTATTGTAAAGACTTCGAGAAATGGACCTTCCCAAAAAAGGTAATAAGAGTTGAATTGTTCTTACTGTTGCTTGATCAAATAATTTATAACCATAAATTAAAAACTCATCTTTTGCTATTACTGGTTTTAGTCCAAAAGATATCTTAGATTTAATATTTTTATCATCAAACAGAATTGAAGAGTCAATTACATGAACAACTTTATCTCCGATATTTGCATTAACAGACCTAAACTCAGCCCTATAGAATTGATTAATATTTAATGTTACTTTTGATTTTAATTGCAGTTGTCTACTATTAATCATAATGATATATGCATTTTTTTCTAATTTTTTAATCACCTTAAACGAAAAAAAAGAACCAGACTTGATAGATTCTCTATCATAGCTGGTTCCTTTGGATTCAATTTTTCTATAAGAAATCGATTTCATTAAGCATTAACTGAAGTGTTACGCTCTTTTTTCCTAATCAATTCCTTTACCTTAGCAGCTTTACCTACTCTATCCCTAATATAGTAAAGTTTTGAACGTCTAACCTTACCATATCTAGATACTTCGATAAGCTCAACTTTGGGTGAGTGCAATGGGAATACCCGTTCAACACCTACACCATAGCTTATTTTTCTTACAGTAAAGGTCTTTCGAATCCCAGCGTTTTTCTTGGCTATAACTAAACCTTCAAAAATCTGAATACGCTCAGTATTTCCTTCTTTAATTTTAAAGTGAACCTTTACAGTATCACCAATTCTAAAATTATCACCTTTATCTGTTAACTGCTTAGCTTCAATAGATTTAATGATATTACTCATCAGTTCCTCCCGTATCATCTATCATCTTTAATAGATCTTCTTTAGAAACGTCCAGTGATTTTAAAAGTTCTGGACGGTTTTGCCAAGTCTTTTGTAGACGTTTTTTGTATCTCCACTCATTAATTTTGGCATGATTTCCACTTACCAAAATATCAGGGACAGCCATTCCAACAAAATTCTGCGGTCTTGTATAATGTGGATATTCTAACAAGTTATCCGTAAAACTTTCATCAACTAGAGACTCTTGTGATATCACACCATCAATTAGCCGGTAGAAAGAATCAATTATCACCAGCGAACTGATTTCACCTGAAGATATAACATAATCCCCAATGGATATCTCATCGTCTACATACTTATCGATGATTCTCTGATCGATTCCTTCATATCTTCCACAAATCATGACTATATGTTCTTCCTTCGAAAGATCATATGACATTTGTTGGTTAAATTGTTTCCCAGATGGAGATGCATATATAATTCGACTGTTATCACAATAAACAGACTCAATTGCTCTGGCAATAGGTTCTGGTTTTAAAACCATACCAGCACCTCCCCCAAATGGTGTATCATCACAGGTTTTATGTTTATCCAAAGCAAAATCTCGAATATTAACGATTTCATAGGAAATAAGTTCTCTTTCAACAGCCTTTTTCATAATAGAATTGCTAAAAAATGATTCAATAATCTCAGGAAATAAACACAGTACTGTTATTTTCAATCCAATACCCAATCAATCAGTATTTCTACCGTTCTTTTAGTGAAATCGATTTTACCTATAAATGGTGAACAAAAAGGAATTATTTTAGACTCATTTTCAATCTCATTCATTTCAACTTCAAGTAAATCTGAAGATCCCCCTTCAATGAATGCTTTAGCTTTACCTATCATCCTGTCATTACAGATGATACTAAATCCAATAACATCAGAGAGATAAAATTCATCATCATCTAAAGGTACAGCATATTCCCTATCAACCCATATTTCCCAATTAGAGTACTTTCTTGCTTCTTCTGGACTATCAACTCCAACGAACTTGATTAATATATCATTACCGTTACTTTTTGAAGTTTCAATTTCCATGAACTTAGTTTCCCACTTGTTTCTTATTTCACAAGTGTCAATAGAATTAAAATGTTCAGTTTCTCCTGAAAAACTCCGTACCTTCATGAAACCTTTAATTCCATGAGAAGTACGGATTACTCCAATCGCTAGTTTTTCCATCAATCTAAAATCTCTAAGACTATCCTTTTGCCGGTTTTAGTAGCAGCAGCACTAAGAATTGTACGAACAGCCTTCGCAATCCTACCGTGTTTACCTATCACCTTACCGATATCTTCAGGAGAGACCTTGAGTTCTAGAATAGTTGATTTCTCCCCTTGAATGACATTTATGTTAACACCACTAGGCTCATCAACTAACGATTTAGCGATAAACTCTACAAGATCCTTCTCCATAAGAGCCCCTATTTAACGGTTATGTTTTCTTTATTAAGAAGTCTTTTAACAGTCTTAGTGGGTTGAGCTCCTTTACTAAGCCATTCCTTAACACGATCTTCCTTAATGACTAATTGATTTTCCTTTTCAATTGGATGATACAATCCTACTTCTTCAATAGTCTTACCATCACGAGGATTACGAGAATCAGTTACTACAATTCTATAATAGGGTCTTCTTATTGCCCCGAATCTCTTCAATCGAATTTTAACCACAGCTTCCTCCTACAGAATTACTTCGACTAATATCCACCAAATTGAGACATCATTTGGTTTTGCATTTTTTTGTTTTTTGCCATCTTCTTCATCATGTTTCTGGTTTTTTCAAACTTCTTAAGCAATTTATTCACTTCAAAAACATTAGTACCACTACCTTTAGCAATACGTTTTTTCCTTGAAGGTCCCAGAATTTTATGATTGTTTCGTTCTGATTTAGTCATTGAAAGAATTATGGCCTCTTCTTTCTTCATTTCTTTTTCATCGATTTGACCTTCTATGTCTACATTTGACATACCTGGTAGCATTTGCATAACTGACTTCAAGCTACCCATTTTCTTGATTCTTTTAAATTGATCAAGATAATCTTCGAGGGTAAAGGTAGCCTTTTCAATCTTTTTTTGCAGAGAGGCCGCTTCTTCCGCCGTAGCGGACTCCTTCGCTTTTTCAACTAAAGAAACTATGTCTCCCATCCCCAGTATTCGCGATGCGATCCTATCTGGGTAGAAAGGTTCTAAATCATCTATTTTTTCACCAGTACCAACAAATTTTATTGGTCGCTTAGTGATTGTTTTCAAAGATAAAGCAGCACCACCACGTGCATCAGAGTCAAATTTGCTAAGAATAATACCAGTTATACCGATCTCTTCATTAAAGGTCTTAGCAATTTCTACAGCACTCTGACCAGTCATTGCATCAGCGACAAATAAAGACTCATCAGGATTAGAGATCTTCTTTATTTCACTCAGTTCTCTCATCATGGATGAATCAATTTGTTGTCGACCTGATGTATCAATAATCACAGTATTATATAGTTCTTTTTTGGCAAACTTTAAACCATTAGTCACGACTTTTTTAACAGTACTACCATTTTCACTATAAACATCTATTCCAACTGAAAAAGCTAATGTTTTAAGTTGTTCAACTGCTGCTGGTCTTACTAGGTCACCTGCTATAATTAGGACCTTTCTATTTTTATCAGTCTTTAGACGTTTAGCTAGTTTAACAGTCGCTGTAGTTTTACCAGCACCTTGTAAACCCAAAAACAAGACAACAGAAAGTGTATCTGGACCTTTAAGTTCAAGATCCTGTTTAGAGTCTCCAAGAAAAGACACTATTTTGTCATGAATAATTTTAATAAATTGTTGTCCAGGATTAACTGACTTAAGAACAGCTTCACCTTTAGCTTCTTCTATAGTTCTATTAACAAAGCGTCTAACAACCCGAAGATTAACATCAGCTTCTAATAAAGCTATTTTAATTTCCTCTACGGCATCTTCAATGTTTTTCTCAGTAATACTAGACTTACCACTAAGATCTCGAACTAGACTATTAAATTTATCAGTTAAGCGTTCTAACATTATCCCCTGAATCCCAAAAAGTTTTAGTGACTTTATAGACTTTTTAACACCATAGTGTCAACACTATCTAATCATGAAATAATGTTGCTCTAGATAGTTAACTCTTTCCTTTGATTGAAAATAGTATTGTGACTGAGGAAAAGTTTTAACGAGATGACCATATAAGGCATAAGATAAATATATATTTCTTAGTTTATCATTTTCTTCAAGATATTTAGCATAATAATACACGGTGCTATCTTTCTCCATTCCAATTATTGAGATATTTACAACTATTGGATACTGATCACTGATATTTATTAAGTTCTTTTCATCAGTACTACTGAATAGAAGTACTGATGTTTTCACTTTTGTAGTATCATTATTAAAACGGTCATTGGAATTATCCGTAGATCTTATCACGATTATTTCAAAGTCTTTAACAGTTATGGTTCCTGTAGACAAATCTTGTTGCTGAAAGCTTAATTTGTATTGTCCGACCTTTTTAGGTAAGAAGTTAAAACTTGTTTTACCATTCTGTATCCTGGTATTATCATAGACCAATCCGTCATTATCCCCATCTAAATCTGAAATTGTCCAAGCCTCCCCCTCTAAAGTAATTGATACAGGATCTGTAATTTGAGTAGTTACTGTTTTCAAAACCTTTGAGTTGCCCCCACTATCGGGAGATTCAGCTATATAGGGAACTTTCGTTAACATAGGCTGTTGCTTTAAATGCTTTTCATCTTTTAAAGCAATTACATTATTTTCTTCAAATGGAATTAGAATGGGATCAAAGATATTCCAAGGAAAAGAAGCAGGATAAATATTTTCACTAATTTCAACAGGTGGAACAGGACAAGGGGTAAGCTTAATTGTGCCTAATTCAATACTTTCATACATTATAGTATCACTAACAATAGGAACTGAGGTACATGCACTCATCAACAATGCTAAATAAATCAAGGAATAGCATTTAAGTAGTTTTGCCATTGTTCATCAAAATCCTTTTCTAGATAATCTTTTCCCACATCTCTTGGATCAATCCAATACAGATCTGTTTCTATCTTAGACCATGGCAAATGAGGTTCTCTGAATTCTTTAAGATTTCTTAATGAGAATTGTGATTCTTGTTTTGGTAAATATAGATCCGATAAAACTATAGCCCGAGGAACAACTTGTTCCTCAGCAGAAAAAGGATTATTAAAGTCCTTTTGTACTATTGTATTCTTAGATTGTTCTTCTCTACCAATAATAATAACAAATGCTGTAATTACTGAAGCAATTACAGAAACAGATAAAACCACAATAACATATATCCTGAAAGCTTTAGATTTAAAGACATTAGATATATTAAACACTAACTGACCTCAGCACCTTCTATTCTTATTGCAATGGTTTTTGACACACCAGACTCTTCCATTGTAACACCTAATAGGGTTTTTGCACCAGCTACAGTCTTTTTATTATGTGTTATTACAATAAACTGGCTAGTTTGTCCGAACTCCATTAACATATTAACGAACCGTCCAACATTCGATTCATCAAGAGCTGCATCAATCTCATCTAAGATACAAAAAGGACTAGGTTTTACCAGGTAGGTAGCAAAAAGTAATCCGACAGCGGTTAAGGACCTTTCTCCACCTGATAATAAATCTATACTTTCTAACTTTTTACCAGGAGGTTGACAATACATCTCAATGCCTGACTCTAAAGGATTATCTTCATCAGTTAGCTTTAACTCTCCCCTGCCTCCGCCAAATAGTTGTCTAAACATATGATGAAAGTTCTTTTTTATTTCCTTATATGTTCTGAGAAACATTTGTGTAGACTCTTTATGAATTTCTGAAGTAATTCTCTTCAAATCTTCTTGAGCATTGATAAGATCATTAATTTGACTATTTAGAAAATCATACCGTTCTTTAACTTCTATAAACTCTTCAGGTGCCATCAAATTAACCTGACCTAAACTTTTTAAATGATTTTTTTCATTTGCCAGCCGTTCTTTGAGTTGATTAGGCATATCTTTTATTTCATTTATAAGACGAGAAGTAAAGTCATCCAAATCCCTGGAATATCGCTCTCTAAAATTATCATTTAAATTCCGAATTTCAGTTGCATTTTGTGTTAGACTCATTGATATTTGATCGTATTTTGATTGATTCTTTGCTAATTCAATGTTGCAATCATTTAATTCTTTCTCTCGGCCTTCCAATTCACTATTTTGTTGAGATATTTTCTTTTCAAGCGTTAATAATAAATCCTTTAGTTTTTTTTCATCCTCATATGCCTTTTGTTGTTTTTTATTAAGCTCTTCAATTTTATTGTTTATAGACTCATATTTTGTCTGTTCCGTGCCTTTAATTTTTTTTGATTCATTTAGTGCTTCTAAAGTTTCCTCACTATCACGTTCGAGATTTACTCTTATTTCTTTTAATGAATTTGATTGGGTTATAATTTTTGCTTGATTAACCTTAAGTTCTTCCAAAGTACTTCTATTTTTAAGAATGCGCTCTGATAGAATAACATTTTGCTCTGCCAAGCTTTTATTATTAGTTCTTAATTGATTAATTGTGTCTTTTATCTGAAAAATAAGATTATCTAAATCTTTTTTTCTATGAAATATACTTTCAGGTGATAAAAAATCATCAATCAATGATGGTTCTATCGCAATATATGCATTAAAGGAATCATAAATTTGATCAAATAAATTAATTTGCTCTCTTAGTGTACCAACAAACTCTTCAACATTTTGATTACTTATATTATTAAATCGAACTTGATCCCAAAATTTTTCGATACTTGACTTTAATTTCAATCTCAAAGATTGTATGGATTTTATAACATCTTCTTGCTTGTTTTGCTTCAAATCCCTAGTATAACCTGATTGGTTGAGTTCATCTTCTAATTTAGCCACAATGTTATCAGTAATTGTTCTAAGACGATTTTCATTTTCAACTAAATCATCTTCAAACTTAACAATAGATTTCTCACCATCGTTTATTTTATTTTTATTTAATTCGATTGATTGCAGACTTTGATTAATACTTTCCTGATATGATAGAATGTTTTTTTGTATTTCGTCTATTCTTGCCTTATAAGACTTCTCTTGTTCATTTTTGGCTGTGATCTCATTGTTTATTTCTAAATACTTATCATTATACTCTTGGATTTTTAGATCTTGTTGCCTCAAACGCCTTAATAAATCCGTCTGCTCTTCCTGTAAGTACTTCTTTTGAGCTTCTATGTTATTTTTTTCGAGATCTATACCATATAACTCTTTTTGGCTTTGTATGAGGTCATTTTCTAATTTACTAACTAATCCTTGATTACTTTGTAAATTCTCACTTAATTTCATAATCTTATCTTTAAGATCAGTTCTTAATTTTGATATTTTTTCAAGCTGTAGCTCTTTGCTATTTTTCTCTTCCAAAAATTTTTGTAGCCTAAGTAATTGTATGTCCAACTCTAGATAAAATATATTATCTTTCGCTTTTCGGTACTCAATAGTCTTATCTGACTGAATCTTTAAATTATCATGAGACCTTTTAACCTCCGATATTATAGATTCAACCTGCTTAATATTATCATTGGTACGTTGAAGCTTTCTTTCAGCTTCAGATCCTTTTATTTTATATTTTGTAATACCAGCTGCTTCTTCAAAAATATATCTTCGTTCCTCTGGTTTATTACTTAATATCTGATCTATTTTTCCTTGCTCCATTATGGAATAAGCAGATTTACCCACCCCTGTATCAAAAAAGAGCTCTCTTAGTTCTTTGAGCTTGACAGGGGTATTGTTAATAAAGTATTCACTTTCACCACTCCTATAAAGTCTTCGCTTTATAGCAACTTCAGGCATATCAAGGTCTAATATGCCTTCATCATTAGAAATAGTAAGTGTAACTTCTGCTATATTAAGAGCTTTTCGATCTTGAGTACCATTAAAAATGACGTCTTCCATTTTTGAAGCACGCAGGGTTTTGTATGATTGCTCACCCAAAACCCATTTTATAGAATCTACTACATTACTTTTTCCACAACCATTAGGACCTAATAATGCAGAAATACCATCTGCAAAATCGATTTTTGTCCTGTCAGCAAATGATTTGAAACCGAATAATTCAACGTGCTTTAAAAACAAATAACTCTCCAGATTTTTATAGATCTATTTATGTATTAATCTTCCTCTTTTTCCATATATGAGATAGCTTTTTGAAAACCATCCATAAATGCTGTTAGATCTTCTTTAAATACAATTATAGAATGTCTTTCAAAACTTTCATCACCGTGTTTTTTACTTTCTACCATGTTTAAAAAAAGATCACCGTGTCGATTTTCTTTTATGTTGAAGAAATACGTTCTCTTCCCCGTCGAGGTTTTTGTTGAAAACACCTCTCCCCTGATTCCCATACCGTAACTCCGTATCTTTGAATATATGGTATTTTTATCTTATTTTCTTAATGTTGGCAACAATTAAACCTTGAGATATAAGTAATCAATTTAGTTATTGACCAAATAAAAGCCTTTTGATATATTTCCTCCTGTCATTGAGATGTGCGTCTGTCGTATAATGGCTATTACCTCAGCCTTCCAAGCTGATGATGTCGGTTCGATTCCGATCAGACGCTCTTTTTATTTTATTTTTTTGCGTCTGTCGTATAATGGCTATTACCTCAGCCTTCCAAGCTGATGATGTCGGTTCGATTCCGATCAGACGCTCTTTTTATTTTATTTTTTGCGTCTGTCGTATAATGGCTATTACCTCAGCCTTCCAAGCTGATGATGTCGGTTCGATTCCGATCAGACGCTATGTTAATAATTGATAATAGCTTTTATATTATCTTTTGTTTTGATATTATAGCACAATGAATCCTATACAATCGAAAGCCTATCCTATTCAATTAAATGTAGATTTTGTTTTTTCTCCTTCATTAGAAAACATAGAGAATGGTATTAATACTTCTGTCAGAGGTATTGATACAGTCAATTTAGCTATCGCCGTTGCTTTAGATAGAATCGAAAGAGAAAAACTATATGAACAAAAAGGATACAAAAGCTCGAGTGAATATTTCAATAAGAGTAATAATCTTAATCTACCTAAGCAAACATTAAGCTCCTATAGGAAAATAGGTCGCGCTTATTTTCAATATAGAAAAGAACTACAATCTATAAATTTTAACCCAGTTGGAAATTTCAATAAACTCCGATTTTTGGATGAAGCTTTACAGCGATTTTCCGTTGAAGAAGTTTTAGAGAATATTCAGATAATGTCATTAAGAAAGTTTATGGATTGGGTAAAAAAACCAATTGAGTCATCTCATAATGATCAATCATTTATTATAACTAATTCAGGATTAATAAATAGTAAAGATGAAACCATATTAAATTTTAAGGACATCGAAAATATTTTAAATATTGGTGAAATTCCCTTACTTTTAGGGGTAAAAAATGAAACGGAAAAGTTAATTATTCAAGAAGCTTTAACCTCCTACAGAAATAAAAAAGCCGGCGATTAAGCCGGTTAAAATAAAGAAGCTTGTTTTGCTGGATTTAGTTTATCATGGCACAATTCAAATAAGCGGTAACAAACTCTTGTATCATCTAAAGCTCTATGTGCAGCAGTAACTTTTATATTGAAATCTTTTGCCATATTTTGAAGAGAATAACTCTTTCGCCCTGGAAAAGCTTTTCTAGACATGGGTAGCGTGTCAATATAATCATTATTCATTAACGATATATTACTTTTTTTTGCACTATTATTGACAAAATCAATATCAAATTGAGCGTTATGAGCAATTAATATTGTATTTTCAATAAAAGATAAAAATCTTGGTAGAACCTTTTCAATGCTCTCTTTACCAACAACATCATTATCTGTTATTCCATGAACCTTAGTAGATTCTTCCGGTATAGGCATATTAGGATTTACTAGTTCTTCAAACTCACCAATGACTTTGCCATTTTTTATTTTAACAGCAGCAATCTCAATAATTCTATCATAGAGAGGATTGAGACCTGTTGTTTCAGTGTCAAAGCAGACAAATATTTTGTCTGGATTTATTAGTGAATCATATTTAATAATCTGAGTCATATTACACCCTCTTTAATAAGTTAAGAAACCAAACTATAATGCTAAACAAAATTTCATGCAAGGTATAATAATGATTCGTGAATTGATAGAAGAATTTGAAATAACGATAGATGATATAAGGTGGTACCTTTCACATAACATGATGACCAAAATAAAGGAATACATTACATCTGATCCCTATCTACTTGTTGAATACATATCAAAAGGACGTTTGGAAATTGACTTATATGATATGGTTGACAAGTTTCAAGTAGAACTTGAAGAGGATTATCAGAAAGGATATCTAGATGAAAGTTATATAAGAGATATTTTCCAAGAAATATTGCAATTAAAAAGCAAAAGAAGATAGGACCCTTAAAGGGAGATTGTGAGCACCAGTTTATGTTAAGATTCTATAGCTTCAATTTATATAATCTCTATGCACAA from Spirochaeta cellobiosiphila DSM 17781 includes these protein-coding regions:
- a CDS encoding DUF3276 family protein, whose amino-acid sequence is MGIRGEVFSTKTSTGKRTYFFNIKENRHGDLFLNMVESKKHGDESFERHSIIVFKEDLTAFMDGFQKAISYMEKEED
- the rimM gene encoding ribosome maturation factor RimM (Essential for efficient processing of 16S rRNA) → MEKLAIGVIRTSHGIKGFMKVRSFSGETEHFNSIDTCEIRNKWETKFMEIETSKSNGNDILIKFVGVDSPEEARKYSNWEIWVDREYAVPLDDDEFYLSDVIGFSIICNDRMIGKAKAFIEGGSSDLLEVEMNEIENESKIIPFCSPFIGKIDFTKRTVEILIDWVLD
- a CDS encoding YraN family protein, which gives rise to MVIGQWGEEIASKWLVSKGCKIIKRNFRSPYGEVDIIVSDGDEIVFVEVKTWNTLTEYDLEFSISKTKRDRIIKTAKFFLVKYNQEPWVRFDVIFINGDTIKHYKNAFSEF
- a CDS encoding 3'-5' exonuclease, producing the protein MTQIIKYDSLINPDKIFVCFDTETTGLNPLYDRIIEIAAVKIKNGKVIGEFEELVNPNMPIPEESTKVHGITDNDVVGKESIEKVLPRFLSFIENTILIAHNAQFDIDFVNNSAKKSNISLMNNDYIDTLPMSRKAFPGRKSYSLQNMAKDFNIKVTAAHRALDDTRVCYRLFELCHDKLNPAKQASLF
- a CDS encoding EscU/YscU/HrcU family type III secretion system export apparatus switch protein, which codes for MIKSKAVAIKYNSSWPSPMIIAKGENNVAKKITEIGSKNSITILQDGDTLEKIYLLPIGEYVSQEYFGVFAEVLSFVYSIKKSSE
- a CDS encoding HD-GYP domain-containing protein, whose translation is MFDGTVIDALSLYRDIIDKKNVENDRIVNFVSTSINKIKSDTNTWLDNVLNYKVSMHVGNTSLINSFILSIALGIKINLSYENLIKLGISSFLHDSGMERLPDVLSIKNDSTLGEATKKQIVNHPIISFKIIKNELRLATDVAGAVLSHHEQWDGSGYPHHLSGNNINIYSRIISITDSFDSMISYRSYKSKIIGYKAIKQLLENSSTQFDPSLISEFIHMLGVFPIGSYVAMKDNRIGKVIDINSENLLRPKVLVSNINGLDEIIDLSIDKDNYILKAITGEE
- the ffh gene encoding signal recognition particle protein translates to MLERLTDKFNSLVRDLSGKSSITEKNIEDAVEEIKIALLEADVNLRVVRRFVNRTIEEAKGEAVLKSVNPGQQFIKIIHDKIVSFLGDSKQDLELKGPDTLSVVLFLGLQGAGKTTATVKLAKRLKTDKNRKVLIIAGDLVRPAAVEQLKTLAFSVGIDVYSENGSTVKKVVTNGLKFAKKELYNTVIIDTSGRQQIDSSMMRELSEIKKISNPDESLFVADAMTGQSAVEIAKTFNEEIGITGIILSKFDSDARGGAALSLKTITKRPIKFVGTGEKIDDLEPFYPDRIASRILGMGDIVSLVEKAKESATAEEAASLQKKIEKATFTLEDYLDQFKRIKKMGSLKSVMQMLPGMSNVDIEGQIDEKEMKKEEAIILSMTKSERNNHKILGPSRKKRIAKGSGTNVFEVNKLLKKFEKTRNMMKKMAKNKKMQNQMMSQFGGY
- the rpsP gene encoding 30S ribosomal protein S16; translation: MVKIRLKRFGAIRRPYYRIVVTDSRNPRDGKTIEEVGLYHPIEKENQLVIKEDRVKEWLSKGAQPTKTVKRLLNKENITVK
- the rplS gene encoding 50S ribosomal protein L19, coding for MSNIIKSIEAKQLTDKGDNFRIGDTVKVHFKIKEGNTERIQIFEGLVIAKKNAGIRKTFTVRKISYGVGVERVFPLHSPKVELIEVSRYGKVRRSKLYYIRDRVGKAAKVKELIRKKERNTSVNA
- a CDS encoding chromosome segregation SMC family protein translates to MFLKHVELFGFKSFADRTKIDFADGISALLGPNGCGKSNVVDSIKWVLGEQSYKTLRASKMEDVIFNGTQDRKALNIAEVTLTISNDEGILDLDMPEVAIKRRLYRSGESEYFINNTPVKLKELRELFFDTGVGKSAYSIMEQGKIDQILSNKPEERRYIFEEAAGITKYKIKGSEAERKLQRTNDNIKQVESIISEVKRSHDNLKIQSDKTIEYRKAKDNIFYLELDIQLLRLQKFLEEKNSKELQLEKISKLRTDLKDKIMKLSENLQSNQGLVSKLENDLIQSQKELYGIDLEKNNIEAQKKYLQEEQTDLLRRLRQQDLKIQEYNDKYLEINNEITAKNEQEKSYKARIDEIQKNILSYQESINQSLQSIELNKNKINDGEKSIVKFEDDLVENENRLRTITDNIVAKLEDELNQSGYTRDLKQNKQEDVIKSIQSLRLKLKSSIEKFWDQVRFNNISNQNVEEFVGTLREQINLFDQIYDSFNAYIAIEPSLIDDFLSPESIFHRKKDLDNLIFQIKDTINQLRTNNKSLAEQNVILSERILKNRSTLEELKVNQAKIITQSNSLKEIRVNLERDSEETLEALNESKKIKGTEQTKYESINNKIEELNKKQQKAYEDEKKLKDLLLTLEKKISQQNSELEGREKELNDCNIELAKNQSKYDQISMSLTQNATEIRNLNDNFRERYSRDLDDFTSRLINEIKDMPNQLKERLANEKNHLKSLGQVNLMAPEEFIEVKERYDFLNSQINDLINAQEDLKRITSEIHKESTQMFLRTYKEIKKNFHHMFRQLFGGGRGELKLTDEDNPLESGIEMYCQPPGKKLESIDLLSGGERSLTAVGLLFATYLVKPSPFCILDEIDAALDESNVGRFVNMLMEFGQTSQFIVITHNKKTVAGAKTLLGVTMEESGVSKTIAIRIEGAEVS
- a CDS encoding KH domain-containing protein, which codes for MEKDLVEFIAKSLVDEPSGVNINVIQGEKSTILELKVSPEDIGKVIGKHGRIAKAVRTILSAAATKTGKRIVLEILD
- the trmD gene encoding tRNA (guanosine(37)-N1)-methyltransferase TrmD codes for the protein MKITVLCLFPEIIESFFSNSIMKKAVERELISYEIVNIRDFALDKHKTCDDTPFGGGAGMVLKPEPIARAIESVYCDNSRIIYASPSGKQFNQQMSYDLSKEEHIVMICGRYEGIDQRIIDKYVDDEISIGDYVISSGEISSLVIIDSFYRLIDGVISQESLVDESFTDNLLEYPHYTRPQNFVGMAVPDILVSGNHAKINEWRYKKRLQKTWQNRPELLKSLDVSKEDLLKMIDDTGGTDE